One window of the Arthrobacter sp. zg-Y919 genome contains the following:
- a CDS encoding TatD family hydrolase: MNNRSGFVPGSTPPAYLPPVEGAGPLRHKGKGYPPAPEPLPVPVMDNHTHFDFPADGATGDFAVALADALDAAEAVGVQGAIQVGTDLESSRFTAAAVDADPRLLGAVAIHPNDAPVLAAQGTLEQALAEIEALAAHPRIRAIGETGLDYFRTGEDGREQQHYSFRRHIDIAKRLGLALQIHDRDAHDDVVRLLKEEGAPETVVFHCFSGDGELARICNENGWYLSFSGTVTFKNSHNLHEALTAADRSLLLVETDAPFLTPHPHRGRPNASYMVPYTVRSMASRLDADLSELGAGLAANTVRAYGSWA, from the coding sequence ATGAATAATCGAAGTGGATTTGTCCCGGGCAGCACACCGCCGGCCTACCTGCCGCCAGTTGAAGGTGCCGGACCCCTCCGGCACAAGGGCAAAGGCTATCCTCCGGCCCCCGAGCCGCTGCCCGTGCCCGTGATGGATAACCACACGCACTTCGATTTCCCAGCCGACGGCGCCACCGGCGACTTCGCGGTTGCGCTCGCCGATGCGCTTGATGCGGCCGAGGCCGTAGGCGTCCAGGGCGCCATCCAGGTGGGCACCGACCTTGAGTCCTCCCGCTTCACCGCTGCCGCCGTTGATGCAGATCCACGCCTCCTCGGTGCGGTGGCCATCCATCCCAACGACGCGCCCGTGCTGGCGGCCCAGGGGACGCTGGAGCAGGCGCTCGCCGAAATTGAGGCACTCGCGGCCCACCCGCGGATCCGGGCCATCGGCGAGACCGGACTCGACTACTTCCGGACGGGGGAGGACGGCCGGGAACAGCAGCATTATTCGTTTCGCCGGCATATCGACATTGCCAAGCGCCTTGGACTGGCCCTGCAGATCCACGACCGTGACGCCCACGACGACGTCGTGCGCCTGCTGAAGGAGGAGGGCGCCCCGGAGACGGTGGTGTTCCACTGTTTCTCCGGGGACGGCGAACTGGCACGTATCTGCAACGAGAACGGCTGGTACCTGTCCTTCTCAGGCACCGTCACCTTCAAGAATTCGCACAACCTCCACGAGGCGCTCACGGCCGCGGACCGCAGCCTGCTCCTCGTGGAAACCGACGCACCGTTCCTTACTCCGCACCCGCACCGCGGACGGCCAAACGCCAGCTACATGGTGCCTTACACGGTGCGCTCCATGGCCAGCCGCCTGGATGCCGATCTGTCCGAGCTGGGCGCCGGACTGGCGGCCAATACCGTCCGGGCCTACGGTTCCTGGGCCTAG
- a CDS encoding resuscitation-promoting factor: MASSLARRGVKLLGQATVMVCLLLGLVAYVGATKSVVLTVDGESQEVQTFDGTVADVLAKADVSVRTADRVTPEPTAALEDGATIEVQRARAVDVMVDGNGTTVHTTGETVADLVSELRVSARSAVSAPLDTSLAGLDGSISISTPKTVFVTVDGQTHERNTTAATVRDLLKESGVSLAAADRVSAPRSAALVNGMGLKVTRIAAGVEQTVTEPVPFTSSEVPNADLLEGEKKVTTAGVNGERSRVFSVTLVDGKEVSRSLLKDSVTKEPVAEAVAKGTKKRPEAKPATPAAGGGGGEAPTSGTWASLAQCESGGNWHINSGNGYYGGLQFSQSSWLGAGGGAYAPVASDATPEQQIAVAERLRANGGWGHWPSCSSKLGLR; this comes from the coding sequence GTGGCCAGTTCACTCGCAAGGCGTGGGGTAAAGCTTCTCGGACAGGCAACCGTCATGGTGTGCCTCCTGCTCGGGCTCGTTGCCTATGTGGGTGCCACCAAATCGGTGGTGTTGACGGTCGACGGCGAAAGCCAGGAGGTGCAGACCTTCGACGGCACCGTTGCCGATGTACTGGCCAAGGCAGACGTTTCCGTGCGGACCGCGGACCGGGTAACGCCGGAACCCACAGCCGCGTTGGAGGACGGGGCCACCATCGAAGTCCAGCGTGCACGCGCCGTCGACGTCATGGTGGACGGCAACGGAACCACTGTCCACACCACGGGCGAGACAGTCGCCGACCTGGTCTCGGAGCTCCGGGTCTCGGCCCGCTCCGCTGTGTCCGCCCCGCTGGATACCTCGCTGGCCGGGTTGGACGGAAGCATTTCAATCTCCACTCCCAAGACAGTGTTCGTCACGGTGGACGGGCAGACCCACGAGCGAAACACCACGGCGGCGACCGTGAGGGACCTGCTGAAGGAATCCGGCGTCAGCCTCGCGGCGGCCGACCGGGTGTCGGCGCCGAGGAGCGCGGCACTGGTGAATGGCATGGGTCTGAAGGTCACGCGTATTGCCGCCGGTGTTGAGCAGACCGTGACCGAGCCGGTCCCCTTCACCAGCTCCGAGGTCCCCAACGCGGACCTGCTGGAGGGGGAGAAGAAGGTCACCACTGCCGGCGTGAACGGTGAGCGTTCCCGCGTCTTCTCCGTGACCCTCGTGGACGGCAAGGAAGTTTCCCGCTCCCTCCTGAAGGACAGCGTTACCAAGGAACCGGTGGCCGAGGCGGTTGCCAAGGGCACCAAGAAGCGCCCTGAGGCTAAGCCGGCCACCCCTGCTGCCGGCGGCGGCGGCGGAGAAGCACCGACGTCCGGAACGTGGGCTTCCCTTGCCCAGTGTGAATCCGGTGGAAACTGGCACATCAACAGTGGCAACGGCTATTACGGCGGCCTGCAGTTCAGCCAGTCCAGCTGGCTCGGCGCCGGCGGTGGAGCGTACGCGCCGGTTGCCAGCGATGCCACCCCGGAGCAGCAGATCGCTGTGGCTGAGCGGCTGCGCGCCAACGGTGGATGGGGTCACTGGCCTTCCTGCTCCTCGAAGCTGGGGTTGCGCTAG
- a CDS encoding helix-turn-helix transcriptional regulator produces MGKSFGDKLRSERLKRGITQAQLGNGTFRPREISLLETGRREPVSGAVRILSQRLASHGTVDGHRAVAATPLFLELSARQAEDERDYAAACGLAGTAAEAALAAGDPPTWWGMTFLAARCLCTLHAYRECIGKASLLSCHPLTADPVLRAQAETLLATAYQGTGELGRAIAHARTAVEGVPATGGAVFLEACGALVSALAEAGRLDEAWSYCRTFVLPLLETGVDRQTKGKALWAAGNVAFRRGDVYTGLLHHRAAAALLQPGTDVELWARFNSATAAMRLAAGIHDDETLACIEHAEAAMSVVGLYGPERLEPAHSRGLWLDLNGEHLRAVGMLLDVYAHRDELSPQDSGELALHLGLALAHTGRPDAGSACLVDSEQSFRSAGARDRAAHAAALAHELAAG; encoded by the coding sequence ATGGGTAAATCATTCGGTGACAAGCTTCGTTCAGAGCGGTTGAAGCGGGGCATAACGCAGGCTCAACTTGGAAATGGAACCTTCCGGCCGCGGGAGATTTCCCTGCTGGAGACCGGACGGAGGGAGCCCGTTTCCGGTGCCGTCCGGATCCTCTCCCAACGCCTCGCGTCCCACGGCACAGTGGACGGGCACCGGGCAGTAGCGGCGACGCCCCTGTTCCTGGAACTTTCGGCCCGCCAGGCCGAGGATGAGCGCGACTACGCTGCGGCTTGTGGGCTGGCAGGAACAGCAGCGGAAGCAGCGCTGGCTGCCGGAGATCCCCCTACCTGGTGGGGCATGACCTTTTTGGCCGCCCGTTGCCTCTGCACCCTGCATGCGTACCGGGAATGCATCGGAAAAGCGTCGCTGCTTTCCTGCCATCCGCTCACGGCGGATCCCGTTCTCCGCGCCCAGGCCGAGACGCTGCTCGCCACGGCCTACCAGGGCACCGGAGAGCTGGGCCGGGCCATTGCCCATGCGCGCACTGCCGTAGAGGGAGTGCCGGCAACCGGCGGAGCCGTTTTCCTGGAAGCCTGCGGGGCACTGGTGTCCGCGTTGGCCGAAGCGGGCCGGCTGGACGAAGCCTGGAGCTATTGCCGCACCTTCGTACTTCCGCTGCTGGAGACCGGGGTGGACCGCCAGACCAAGGGCAAAGCACTGTGGGCCGCAGGCAATGTGGCTTTCCGCCGCGGGGACGTCTACACCGGACTTCTGCACCACCGGGCTGCAGCCGCCCTGCTGCAGCCAGGTACCGACGTCGAACTGTGGGCCCGTTTCAACAGTGCCACGGCGGCCATGCGGCTTGCCGCGGGGATCCACGACGATGAGACGCTTGCCTGCATAGAGCACGCCGAGGCGGCCATGTCGGTGGTCGGCCTGTATGGACCAGAACGGCTGGAGCCAGCGCATAGCCGTGGACTCTGGCTGGACCTGAATGGCGAGCATCTGAGGGCGGTGGGCATGCTTTTGGATGTGTATGCCCACCGGGACGAGCTTTCTCCGCAGGACTCGGGCGAGCTGGCACTCCACCTTGGCCTGGCCCTGGCGCATACCGGCCGGCCCGACGCCGGATCGGCCTGCCTGGTGGACAGCGAACAGTCCTTCCGCTCCGCCGGGGCCCGGGACCGCGCCGCACATGCGGCGGCGCTGGCCCACGAGCTGGCAGCCGGCTGA
- the rsmA gene encoding 16S rRNA (adenine(1518)-N(6)/adenine(1519)-N(6))-dimethyltransferase RsmA — MSESEPAPRTSVPALLGATDIRSLAEELGVRPTKTLGQNFVIDGNTIRRIVAAADIAPDETVLEVGPGLGSLTLGLLDAAESVVAVEIDPVLAGKLPSTVAERRPEAAGRLHVVLGDGMRIKELPKEPTALVANLPYNVAVPVVLHLLEHFPSLRHGLVMVQDEVADRMAAKPGSKTYGVPSVKAAWYAQMRKAGVIGMNVFWPAPKIASGLVGFVRHEPPQTRATREEVFAVIDAAFAQRRKTLRAALAGWAGSPAEAEKALRAAGVDPSARGEVLDIAAFARIAEARKPLVA; from the coding sequence GTGAGTGAATCCGAACCCGCCCCCCGAACATCTGTCCCCGCACTCCTTGGTGCCACGGACATCCGGTCGCTGGCGGAGGAGCTCGGGGTCCGCCCCACCAAGACCCTCGGCCAGAACTTCGTGATCGATGGAAACACCATCCGCCGGATTGTGGCTGCGGCTGATATCGCTCCCGATGAAACCGTGCTGGAAGTTGGGCCCGGGCTCGGGTCGCTGACCCTCGGACTCCTCGACGCAGCCGAGTCAGTGGTGGCCGTGGAGATCGATCCCGTCCTTGCCGGGAAGCTGCCGTCCACCGTGGCTGAACGGCGTCCGGAAGCGGCCGGCCGGCTGCACGTTGTGCTCGGCGACGGTATGCGGATTAAGGAACTGCCCAAGGAGCCCACCGCACTGGTGGCGAACCTGCCGTACAACGTAGCGGTCCCGGTGGTGCTGCACCTGCTGGAGCACTTCCCGTCCCTGCGGCACGGCCTGGTTATGGTCCAGGACGAAGTGGCGGACCGGATGGCCGCCAAACCAGGGTCCAAGACCTACGGCGTGCCGTCCGTGAAAGCAGCCTGGTATGCGCAGATGCGCAAGGCCGGAGTCATCGGCATGAACGTGTTCTGGCCCGCCCCGAAGATTGCCTCCGGGTTGGTGGGGTTCGTCCGGCACGAGCCGCCGCAGACGCGTGCCACCAGGGAAGAGGTATTTGCCGTCATCGATGCCGCCTTTGCCCAGCGCCGCAAGACCCTGCGTGCCGCCCTCGCGGGCTGGGCGGGCAGCCCCGCCGAAGCGGAAAAGGCGCTGCGCGCTGCTGGGGTGGATCCCAGTGCCCGCGGTGAGGTCCTGGACATCGCCGCGTTCGCCCGCATTGCCGAGGCCCGGAAGCCGCTCGTTGCCTGA
- a CDS encoding 4-(cytidine 5'-diphospho)-2-C-methyl-D-erythritol kinase, whose amino-acid sequence MPQTRSVSVRTPGKINVSLRVGPPRADGYHSVASVYLAVSLFEEVTATALAGDEIRLTLSDPDHRLPDGGIPLDGDNLAARAARAVASRAGRKHAGVHLHITKRVPVAGGMGGGSADAAAALVACNELWNTGLDPVELAELAAGLGADVPFALLGGAAAGLGVGDRLTPVPAPQPLHWVLVPAPYGLSTPEVYSAVDRLRAGTDVPEPDEVDPVILAALADGNTAALAGVLVNDLQPAALELAPQLASVLEAGTRLGALAGMVSGSGPTLAFLATDETAASVLAAALRAEGHAALAVYGPAEGAVAAADTTAPQTYRK is encoded by the coding sequence ATGCCGCAAACGCGCTCCGTTAGTGTCCGGACCCCCGGCAAGATCAACGTCTCCCTCCGGGTGGGTCCGCCCCGTGCGGACGGCTACCACAGCGTGGCCAGCGTGTACCTGGCCGTGTCCCTCTTCGAGGAGGTCACCGCTACGGCGCTGGCAGGGGACGAGATCCGGCTGACACTCAGCGATCCCGACCACCGCCTCCCGGACGGCGGCATCCCGCTGGACGGGGACAACCTGGCTGCCCGGGCTGCCCGGGCCGTCGCCTCCCGCGCCGGCCGGAAGCATGCGGGCGTCCATCTGCACATCACTAAGCGGGTGCCGGTGGCGGGCGGAATGGGCGGCGGCTCAGCCGATGCCGCAGCCGCACTGGTGGCCTGCAACGAACTGTGGAACACGGGCCTGGACCCGGTCGAACTGGCGGAGCTGGCGGCCGGACTCGGAGCCGACGTGCCGTTCGCCCTGCTCGGGGGAGCCGCCGCCGGGCTGGGCGTGGGGGACCGGCTGACCCCGGTACCGGCACCGCAGCCGCTGCACTGGGTTCTGGTTCCGGCGCCGTACGGGCTCTCCACCCCGGAGGTCTATTCCGCCGTCGACCGCCTCCGCGCCGGGACAGATGTCCCCGAGCCGGACGAAGTGGACCCGGTGATCCTCGCCGCCCTGGCCGACGGGAACACCGCCGCGCTGGCAGGCGTTCTAGTCAATGACCTGCAGCCGGCAGCACTGGAGCTCGCCCCCCAACTCGCATCCGTGCTGGAAGCGGGAACCCGGCTCGGCGCCCTGGCGGGCATGGTCTCCGGATCCGGCCCCACCCTGGCCTTCCTGGCAACCGATGAAACCGCAGCGTCCGTCCTGGCCGCGGCCCTGCGCGCGGAGGGCCACGCTGCACTGGCCGTTTACGGACCCGCCGAGGGTGCCGTTGCGGCTGCCGACACCACCGCACCTCAGACGTACAGAAAGTAG
- a CDS encoding ABC-F family ATP-binding cassette domain-containing protein: MAHLLGAENLSISFGTRTILDGVSLGLEEGDRIGVVGRNGDGKSTLMRLLAERQTPDEGRVTRRRDVTVGYLDQSDVLDGDLTVGEAIVGDAADYEWASNARIRDVMSGLIQEVDWNARVSSLSGGQKRRVALAKLLTGDDDVVMLDEPTNHLDVEGVAWLAKHLKTRWRSDAGGLLVVTHDRWFLDEICTRTWEVHDAVIDPFDGGYAAYVLARAERDRMAGVIEGKRQQLVKKELAWLRRGAPARTAKPKFRIEAANNLIADVPEPRDTLSLNKMATARLGKDVLDLEEVSLTLGDTELFKNITLRLAPGERLGLVGVNGAGKTTLLRLLNGEIEPTKGRLKRGTTVQTAVLTQEVKELDEVADLRVIEVIENEKRVFSVGGKEVSAGQLVEQLGFNQQRQWTPVRELSGGERRRLQLLRLLVGEPNVLMLDEPTNDLDTDTLAAVEDVLDGWPGTLVVVSHDRYLLERVTDHQMALLGDGKLRGLPGGVDQYLELRNEALAANSSASTAARGSSQAARAAAAGSSRPGGSSAFTAPSGGGTATALAGSGASEAEKRAAKKDLTRIERQLSKLTAQAEKINAQMNEATQKSGGADFELIGELNAKLQAVAAEQEGLEMQWLEASEILE; this comes from the coding sequence TTGGCACACCTGCTTGGTGCTGAAAACCTCAGCATTTCCTTTGGCACGCGCACCATCCTCGACGGGGTTTCCCTGGGCCTGGAAGAGGGGGACCGCATTGGCGTCGTCGGCCGCAACGGCGACGGCAAGTCCACCCTGATGCGCCTGCTGGCCGAACGGCAGACGCCCGATGAGGGCCGGGTCACCCGCCGCCGCGACGTCACCGTTGGCTATCTGGACCAGTCCGACGTGCTCGACGGCGACCTCACCGTCGGCGAAGCGATCGTCGGTGACGCCGCAGACTACGAGTGGGCTTCCAACGCCCGGATCCGCGACGTGATGAGCGGGCTGATCCAGGAAGTGGACTGGAACGCCCGGGTTTCCTCGCTCTCCGGCGGGCAGAAGCGCCGTGTGGCACTGGCCAAGCTCCTGACCGGCGACGACGACGTCGTCATGTTGGACGAGCCCACCAACCACCTGGACGTGGAAGGCGTTGCGTGGCTCGCCAAGCACCTGAAGACCCGCTGGCGCTCAGATGCCGGCGGCCTGCTCGTGGTTACCCACGACCGGTGGTTCCTGGACGAAATCTGCACCCGCACGTGGGAAGTCCACGACGCGGTGATTGACCCGTTCGACGGCGGCTACGCAGCGTACGTGCTGGCCCGCGCCGAGCGCGACCGCATGGCCGGCGTCATCGAGGGCAAGCGCCAGCAGCTCGTGAAGAAGGAACTGGCCTGGCTGCGCCGCGGTGCCCCGGCCCGCACCGCGAAGCCCAAGTTCCGCATCGAGGCCGCGAACAACCTGATTGCCGACGTACCCGAACCGCGCGACACCCTCTCACTGAACAAGATGGCCACTGCGCGCCTGGGCAAAGATGTGCTTGACCTCGAGGAAGTGTCGCTGACCCTGGGCGACACCGAACTCTTCAAGAACATCACCCTGCGCCTGGCACCCGGTGAGCGGCTCGGCCTGGTCGGCGTCAACGGTGCCGGCAAGACCACCCTGCTGCGCCTGCTCAACGGCGAAATCGAGCCCACCAAGGGTCGGCTGAAGCGCGGCACGACCGTGCAGACCGCCGTGCTCACCCAGGAGGTCAAGGAGCTCGACGAGGTCGCGGACCTGCGCGTCATCGAGGTCATCGAAAACGAGAAGCGCGTCTTCAGCGTCGGCGGCAAGGAGGTTTCAGCCGGGCAGCTCGTGGAGCAGCTGGGCTTCAACCAGCAGCGCCAGTGGACTCCGGTCCGTGAGCTCTCCGGCGGTGAGCGCCGCCGGCTGCAGCTGCTGCGCCTGCTCGTGGGCGAACCCAACGTGCTGATGCTCGATGAGCCCACCAATGACCTGGACACGGACACCCTTGCCGCGGTCGAGGACGTGCTGGACGGCTGGCCCGGAACCCTCGTGGTGGTCTCGCACGACCGGTACCTGCTCGAGCGCGTCACCGACCACCAGATGGCACTGCTCGGCGACGGCAAGCTGCGCGGCCTGCCCGGCGGCGTGGACCAGTACCTGGAACTGCGTAACGAAGCGCTGGCCGCCAACTCTTCCGCGTCGACTGCAGCGCGGGGCTCCTCGCAGGCGGCCCGTGCGGCTGCGGCAGGGTCCTCCCGTCCCGGCGGTTCCTCCGCCTTCACTGCACCCTCCGGCGGCGGAACGGCGACGGCGCTGGCCGGTTCGGGTGCTTCGGAAGCCGAGAAGCGGGCCGCGAAGAAGGACCTGACCCGGATCGAACGCCAGCTGAGCAAGCTCACCGCGCAGGCCGAGAAGATCAACGCCCAGATGAATGAGGCGACGCAGAAGTCCGGCGGCGCCGACTTTGAACTGATCGGCGAGCTCAACGCCAAGCTGCAGGCCGTCGCGGCCGAGCAGGAGGGCCTCGAAATGCAGTGGCTGGAGGCGTCGGAGATCCTCGAATAG
- a CDS encoding NUDIX domain-containing protein, which translates to MVKTPAGGTRLRMTGVQRRAQLIEVARGLFALRGLDGATIEDIAAAAGVSKPVVYEHFGSKEGLYTEVVDIEFRRLLDVMTESLSADAGPRVLLERAAYALLDYIEKHTDGFRILTRDAPPSQPEGTFSTLLSTITRHVEHILSKEFGSRGLSAEVGGMYAQMLVGMVAMTGQWWLDTRSPDKAAVAAHLVNLSWNGLAGLQKDPRLSHMPPDLDGARAGGDGTAVLRLSAVLVRDDAGRILLVRKRGTSRFMQPGGKLEPGETFVQAAVREVREELGLAVAAEDLEDLGSWYGPAANEENTSIDAGLFGWTLPAGSAPPAAAAEIEEILWAAPADAAERTDLSPLLSEYLLPRLLG; encoded by the coding sequence GTGGTAAAGACTCCCGCCGGCGGAACGCGCCTGCGCATGACCGGCGTCCAGCGGCGCGCCCAGCTGATCGAAGTGGCACGCGGGCTCTTTGCCCTGCGCGGACTGGACGGCGCCACCATCGAGGACATTGCGGCCGCGGCAGGCGTCTCCAAACCGGTGGTCTACGAACACTTCGGTTCCAAAGAGGGCCTGTACACCGAGGTGGTGGACATTGAGTTCCGCCGCCTGCTGGACGTGATGACCGAGTCCCTCAGCGCCGACGCCGGTCCCCGGGTCCTGCTGGAACGTGCGGCCTACGCCCTGCTGGACTACATCGAAAAACACACCGACGGTTTCCGGATCCTCACCCGGGACGCGCCGCCGTCGCAGCCGGAGGGAACATTCTCCACCCTGCTGTCCACGATCACCCGGCACGTGGAACACATCCTGTCCAAGGAGTTCGGCAGCCGCGGCCTGAGCGCCGAGGTGGGTGGCATGTACGCGCAGATGCTGGTGGGCATGGTTGCCATGACCGGCCAGTGGTGGCTGGATACCCGCTCCCCGGACAAGGCCGCCGTGGCTGCGCATCTGGTGAACCTGTCCTGGAACGGCCTCGCGGGCCTGCAAAAGGATCCCCGGCTTTCCCATATGCCGCCTGACCTGGACGGCGCCCGCGCCGGCGGTGACGGCACCGCCGTCCTTCGGCTTTCGGCGGTCCTGGTCAGGGACGACGCCGGCCGCATCCTGCTGGTGCGCAAACGCGGAACCTCGCGCTTTATGCAGCCTGGCGGAAAACTGGAGCCCGGGGAGACCTTCGTGCAGGCCGCCGTCCGGGAGGTACGCGAAGAACTTGGACTGGCGGTTGCCGCAGAGGATCTTGAAGACCTGGGCAGCTGGTACGGACCGGCCGCGAACGAGGAAAACACCTCCATAGACGCGGGCCTGTTTGGCTGGACCCTGCCCGCAGGCAGCGCTCCCCCGGCCGCGGCTGCGGAGATCGAGGAAATCCTCTGGGCCGCACCTGCGGACGCGGCGGAACGCACCGACCTGTCCCCGCTGCTTAGCGAGTACCTCCTGCCGCGCCTGCTGGGCTAG
- the glmU gene encoding bifunctional UDP-N-acetylglucosamine diphosphorylase/glucosamine-1-phosphate N-acetyltransferase GlmU — MTTNDARSSGNPPGSLSAVIVLAAGAGTRMKSRTPKILHPVGGISMLGHALAAAQELHPRFLAVVVRHERDMVAAHAAAHAPAAVIVDQDEIPGTGRAVQVALSQLDAAAGLEGTVVVTYGDAPLLEAQTLRNLVAVHETDGNAVTVLTARLADPTGYGRVLRAEDGTVTGIVEHKDATDEQRAVREINSGIYAFDAAVLRSALASVTTSNSQGEMYLTDVLGIARSAGGRISAVATDDTWQVEGANDRVQLAALNAEHNRRNLDKWMRAGVTVVDPATTWIDSTVTLAEDVTILPGTQLHGATTIARDAVVGPDTTLTDVSVGEGASVVRTHGSNAVLGAGSSVGPFAYLRPGTVLGADGKIGTFVETKNANIGAGSKVPHLSYVGDATIGEQSNIGAASVFVNYDGVNKHHTTIGSHVRMGSDNMYVAPVTVGDGAYSGAGTVVRKDVPAGSLAINVAPQRNLDGWVLTNRPGTAAADAAAAANASATATDSTTSSADTDSPTRESDH, encoded by the coding sequence GTGACCACCAACGATGCCCGATCCAGCGGAAACCCTCCGGGCAGTTTGTCGGCGGTGATCGTCCTTGCCGCCGGGGCCGGTACACGAATGAAGTCCCGGACCCCGAAAATCCTGCACCCCGTGGGCGGCATTTCGATGCTCGGCCATGCCCTCGCCGCGGCACAGGAGCTGCACCCCCGCTTCCTGGCGGTTGTCGTGCGGCACGAACGCGACATGGTGGCGGCACACGCCGCCGCACATGCGCCGGCCGCCGTCATCGTTGACCAGGACGAGATCCCCGGCACGGGCCGCGCGGTCCAGGTGGCGCTCTCGCAGCTGGACGCCGCCGCCGGGCTGGAAGGCACCGTCGTAGTGACCTACGGGGACGCCCCGCTCCTCGAAGCCCAGACACTGCGCAACCTGGTCGCGGTGCATGAAACGGACGGCAACGCCGTAACGGTCCTCACCGCCCGGCTGGCGGATCCCACCGGCTACGGACGCGTGCTGAGGGCGGAAGACGGCACGGTCACCGGCATCGTCGAGCACAAGGACGCCACCGACGAGCAGCGCGCCGTTCGCGAAATCAACTCCGGCATCTACGCCTTCGACGCCGCAGTCCTGCGCAGCGCGCTGGCATCGGTGACCACCTCCAACTCGCAGGGAGAGATGTACCTGACCGATGTCCTGGGCATCGCCCGCTCAGCCGGCGGCCGCATCAGCGCCGTTGCCACTGACGACACATGGCAGGTGGAAGGCGCTAACGACCGCGTCCAGCTCGCCGCCCTCAATGCCGAACACAACCGCCGCAATCTGGATAAATGGATGCGGGCCGGCGTGACCGTTGTGGATCCGGCCACGACCTGGATCGACTCGACCGTGACCCTGGCCGAAGACGTCACCATCCTGCCCGGCACCCAGCTGCATGGCGCCACGACCATCGCCCGGGACGCCGTCGTCGGACCGGACACCACGTTGACGGACGTGTCCGTAGGGGAGGGGGCAAGCGTGGTCCGGACCCACGGCAGCAATGCCGTCCTTGGCGCCGGCAGCAGCGTGGGGCCCTTCGCCTACCTGCGTCCGGGAACCGTACTGGGTGCGGACGGAAAAATCGGCACCTTCGTGGAAACCAAGAACGCCAACATCGGCGCCGGGTCCAAGGTTCCCCACCTTTCCTATGTGGGGGATGCCACAATCGGCGAGCAGTCCAACATCGGTGCCGCGTCCGTCTTCGTGAACTACGACGGCGTGAACAAGCACCATACGACCATCGGGTCCCACGTACGCATGGGCAGCGACAACATGTATGTAGCCCCCGTCACGGTAGGCGACGGCGCGTACAGTGGAGCTGGAACGGTGGTCCGCAAGGACGTCCCGGCCGGCTCCCTGGCCATCAACGTGGCGCCCCAGCGCAACCTCGACGGCTGGGTGCTGACCAACCGTCCGGGCACCGCGGCAGCCGACGCGGCGGCCGCGGCCAACGCTTCCGCTACGGCCACTGATTCCACAACCTCTTCCGCCGATACTGATTCCCCCACGCGAGAAAGCGATCATTAA
- a CDS encoding ribose-phosphate diphosphokinase translates to MSSEITAQGEKKLVLATGRAHPELAEEIARCLDTELLPLASYDFANGEIYVRPGESVRGTDAFVIQAHPAPMNNWLMEQLITVDALKRASAKRITVVSPFYPYARQDKKGRGREPISARLIADLYKTAGADRIMSVDLHTSQIQGFFDGPVDHLMAIPLLADYIRTRVDVSNVTVVSPDTGRVRVAEQWAERLGGSPLAFVHKSRDLTVPNQAVSKQVVGQVEGRTCVLIDDMIDTGGTIAGAVRVLKEAGAKDVIIAATHAVFSDPAARTLAESGAREVVVTNTLPIPAAKRFDQLTVLSIAPLIARAIKEVFEDGSVTSLFDGKA, encoded by the coding sequence ATGAGCAGCGAGATCACCGCACAAGGTGAAAAGAAGCTTGTCCTTGCCACTGGCCGGGCACACCCGGAACTGGCCGAGGAGATCGCCCGCTGCCTTGACACGGAGCTGCTGCCGCTGGCCTCCTACGACTTCGCCAACGGCGAGATCTATGTCCGTCCCGGCGAGAGTGTCCGCGGCACCGATGCCTTCGTCATCCAGGCGCACCCGGCACCGATGAACAACTGGCTGATGGAACAGCTGATCACCGTTGACGCACTGAAGCGGGCCTCCGCCAAGCGCATCACCGTGGTTTCCCCGTTCTACCCGTACGCCCGGCAGGACAAGAAGGGACGCGGCCGCGAGCCGATTTCCGCCCGCCTGATTGCCGACCTGTACAAGACCGCCGGCGCGGACCGCATCATGAGCGTTGACCTGCACACCTCGCAGATCCAGGGCTTCTTCGACGGCCCCGTGGACCACCTGATGGCCATCCCGCTGCTGGCAGACTACATCCGCACCCGCGTGGATGTCTCCAACGTCACGGTGGTCTCCCCGGACACCGGGCGCGTCCGTGTTGCCGAGCAGTGGGCGGAACGCCTCGGCGGCTCGCCGCTGGCGTTCGTGCACAAGAGCCGCGACCTGACCGTCCCGAACCAGGCTGTATCCAAGCAGGTCGTGGGACAGGTCGAGGGGCGTACCTGCGTGCTGATCGACGACATGATCGACACCGGCGGCACCATCGCCGGCGCCGTGCGCGTCCTCAAGGAAGCCGGTGCCAAGGATGTCATCATCGCGGCCACCCACGCCGTGTTCTCGGATCCGGCAGCCCGTACCCTGGCCGAGTCCGGTGCCCGCGAAGTAGTGGTCACCAACACCCTGCCGATCCCGGCCGCCAAGCGCTTCGACCAGCTGACGGTGCTGTCGATCGCACCGCTGATCGCCCGGGCCATCAAAGAGGTCTTCGAAGACGGGTCCGTCACGAGCCTCTTCGACGGCAAGGCCTAG